The Arachis hypogaea cultivar Tifrunner chromosome 16, arahy.Tifrunner.gnm2.J5K5, whole genome shotgun sequence genome contains a region encoding:
- the LOC112755249 gene encoding protein NPGR2-like encodes MDGSFVPRNNIEEAILLLMILLRKVTLNRIEWDPSILVSGDLMILANQLEELLPGTIHRKERFYALALCYYGAGKNVEALDLLRKLLSNREDPRHVPSLLMASKICCENFSVTKDPGVSFARMALENLDGRCNQLENMANFLLGVTLSAYSKLAISDAERVKRQSEALHTLETACKLSRMEDPVVLYHLSLEYAEQRKLDATLHYAKCIVKLEVGSNVKGWLLLSRVLSAQKRFLDAESIINAALDQTGKWDQGDLLRTKAKLQIAQGQLKSAIETYTQLLAVLQVHSKSFGSRNKLFKDKRDQIRNLEVEVWHDLAYVYISLSQWRDAEACLSKSRAIKLYSSTRCYAIG; translated from the exons ATGGATGGATCGTTTGTGCCTAGAAACAACATTGAAGAGGCTATACTTCTTTTAATGATTTTGCTAAGAAAAGTCACTCTAAATAGAATTGAGTGGGATCCTTCAATTTTGGTTTCTGGAGATTTGATGATTTTAGCCAATCAATTGGAAGAATTGCTTCCTGGAACTATCCATCGAAAGGAGAGGTTCTATGCTTTAGCTCTTTGTTATTACGGAGCAGGGAAGAACGTGGAAGCGCTGGATCTTCTTAGAAAACTGCTGAGTAATAGAGAGGACCCAAGACATGTTCCAAGTTTGTTAATGGCTTCTAAGATTTGTTGCGAGAACTTCAGTGTTACAAAAGACCCTGGGGTAAGCTTTGCTCGGATGGCACTTGAGAACTTGGATGGAAGATGTAATCAGTTAGAAAATATGGCCAATTTCTTACTTGGTGTTACACTTTCTGCATACTCGAAATTGGCCATTTCTGATGCTGAGAGGGTTAAGAGACAATCTGAGGCACTTCATACCCTTGAAACTGCCTGCAAATTGAGCAGAATGGAAGACCCTGTTGTATTATACCATCTGAGTTTAGAATACGCTGAGCAACGGAAGTTGGATGCTACACTTCATTATGCTAAGTGCATTGTAAAACTTGAAGTTGGCTCTAATGTTAAAGGTTGGTTACTGTTATCTAGGGTATTATCCGCACAAAAGCGGTTCTTAGATGCTGAATCTATTATCAATGCTGCTTTGGATCAGACTGGGAAATGGGATCAAGGTGATTTGTTACGAACAAAGGCGAAACTTCAGATCGCTCAGGGCCAGTTAAAGAGTGCCATTGAGACATACACTCAGCTTCTTGCTGTTCTTCAAGTTCATAGTAAAAGTTTTGGTTCTCGGAATAAGCTATTTAAg GACAAAAGAGATCAGATTAGGAATTTGGAAGTTGAAGTATGGCATGATCTTGCTTATGTATACATCAGCCTTTCACAGTGGCGTGACGCAGAGGCCTGCCTTTCAAAATCTCGGGCCATCAAACTATACTCTTCTACTAGATGTTATGCAATAGGGTAA
- the LOC112755246 gene encoding protein FAR1-RELATED SEQUENCE 5 gives MGQEFSHEGVNSEHTSYDQYEQEEGKHEEVDVDYMDEDDTNVEPMFDYHGFDEGYNIDSLEDIGMIEFWNIRDEDVCHFHFSDVDIAFEFYNRYARTRGFSARKNRTRKSRAGALKLKNFVCHREGFRPPNNYGIGNLKRKPTPETRCGCSAMMEIRVDAPSGRWFISYFSDEHNHPLLDPRLTGLLPGHRFMSEADIGHMVNMKKGGISVGQIYRALANQAGGYEYLSFTQRDMYNKIAKQRRQLPGDAYAALKYLEDQATNDPSLYFNHHMDADGTLRNLFWCDGLSRADYSLFGDVLAFDATYKRNKYMCPLVVFSGVNHHNQTIIFAAALICDEEKDTYRWLLQQLKVAMNGKAPVSVITDGDLSMKFAIEKEFPNAHHRLCAWHLIRNATSNIGKPQFTSMFRKCMLGDYEIDVFRQKWFEMVERFGVENKNWVLDMYKKRHSWATAHIRGKFFAGFRTTSRCEGLNSIIAKYVNSRYNLVEFLQHFNRCVDHIRWKEVQADLASVNGRPIMQTCFQQLERSAANVYTLSIFHMFQPILVRAASMKVINMRQTGSYVIYSVGLDQTPNEMWRVFCCDIEMEFNCSCMRMESFGIPCEHIVCVLVHEDIEELPRSLVLPRWTKTAKVGLQNAVGLHWDSLMLSQYGCLMDWFRQLANFACRDNERFIFTREMAMNLLKQFKEEDAAQKGGVNDADSVRDGVQVDASGAGLATNDLGHSMPRDPRKCRTKGGASQSNKRKHRCGHCGMEGHNRTTCRVRRGISQSEGLGNDTFDNDSDDHMNIEDDSFVYDESASYSSNEVL, from the exons ATGGGTCAGGAATTTTCTCATGAAGGGGTTAATAGCGAGCATACATCATATGATCAGTATGAGCAGGAGGAAGGAAAACATGAGGAAGTTGATGTGGATTATATGGATGAGGACGACACAAATGTGGAACCAATGTTCGATTATCACGGCTTCGATGAAGGGTATAACATTGACTCACTCGAAGACATTGGGATGATTGAATTTTGGAACATCAGGGATGAAGATGTATGTCATTTTCACTTTTCTGATGTCGACATTGCATTTGAGTTCTACAATAGATATGCAAGGACAAGAGGCTTTAGTGCTCGGAAGAACAGGACTAGGAAGAGTCGTGCGGGCGCACTTAAGTTGAAGAATTTTGTATGTCATCGTGAAGGATTTAGACCGCCAAATAATTACGGCATCGGAAACCTTAAGAGAAAACCTACACCCGAGACAAGGTGTGGCTGCAGTGCAATGATGGAGATTCGTGTAGATGCACCTAGCGGTCGttggtttatttcttatttttctgaTGAACACAATCATCCGCTTCTGGATCCTCGGTTGACTGGATTGCTCCCTGGGCATAGATTCATGTCCGAGGCTGATATTGGCCACATGGTTAACATGAAAAAGGGTGGGATTAGTGTTGGGCAGATATATCGGGCATTAGCAAATCAGGCAGGTGGCTACGAGTATCTCTCTTTCACGCAAAGGGACATGTACAATAAAATAGCAAAGCAGAGGCGCCAATTACCCGGTGATGCATATGCAGCTTTGAAGTATTTAGAAGATCAAGCAACAAATGACCCTTCTCTCTATTTTAATCATCACATGGATGCCGATGGTACTTTGCGCAATTTATTCTGGTGCGATGGTCTCAGCAGGGCCGACTACTCATTATTTGGCGATGTGCTGGCGTTTGATGCTACCTATAAGAGGAATAAATATATGTGTCCACTGGTGGTATTTTCTGGTGTCAATCATCACAATCAAACAATTATCTTTGCTGCTGCTTTAATTTGCGATGAGGAAAAAGACACATACAGGTGGTTGCTACAACAACTGAAGGTAGCAATGAATGGGAAAGCACCTGTTTCGGTGATCACGGATGGTGATCTATCAATGAAGTTCGCCATTGAGAAAGAGTTTCCTAATGCACATCATAGATTATGTGCATGGCATCTGATTCGCAACGCAACAAGTAACATTGGCAAGCCCCAGTTTACATCCATGTTTAGAAAGTGTATGCTAGGCGActatgaaattgatgtatttcgTCAAAAGTGGTTTGAAATGGTTGAGAGATTTGGTGTCGAAAACAAGAATTGGGTCCTAGATATGtataaaaagagacattcatggGCAACTGCACATATAAGAGGGAAGTTTTTTGCTGGTTTTCGGACTACTTCTCGGTGCGAGGGATTAAACTCGATCATTGCAAAGTATGTCAACTCAAGGTACAATCTGGTTGAGTTCCTACAACACTTTAATCGTTGTGTCGACCATATAAGGTGGAAAGAGGTCCAGGCTGACCTCGCCTCTGTGAATGGGAGACCCATTATGCAAACCTGTTTTCAACAGTTAGAGAGGAGTGCTGCGAATGTTTACACCCTATCAATATTTCATATGTTCCAACCAATCCTTGTACGGGCTGCATCAATGAAGGTAATAAATATGAGGCAAACTGGCTCTTATGTGATTTACTCTGTCGGTTTGGACCAAACGCCAAATGAGATGTGGCGTGTATTCTGTTGTGACATTGAGATGGAATTCAATTGTTCATGTATGAGAATGGAATCATTTGGCATACCTTGTGAACACATAGTTTGCGTCTTGGTGCATGAAGATATAGAGGAGTTGCCAAGGTCATTAGTCTTGCCTCGGTGGACCAAGACTGCCAAAGTGGGTTTGCAAAATGCGGTTGGGCTTCATTGGGATTCTTTGATGCTAAGTCAGTACGGTTGTTTGATGGATTGGTTTAGACAACTAGCCAACTTTGCTTGCCGAGATAACGAGAGATTTATCTTTACACGGGAAATGGCTATGAATTTGTTGAAACAATTTAAGGAGGAAGATGCTGCACAAAAAGGGGGGGTCAATGATGCAGATAGTGTAAGAGATGGTGTGCAAGTGGATGCTTCTGGAGCTGGGCTCGCAACCAATGATCTCGGACATAGCATGCCAAGGGACCCAAGAAAATGTAGGACAAAAGGGGGGGCTTCACAGTCCAATAAAAGAAAACATCGATGTGGACATTGTGGCATGGAGGGCCACAATCGAACAACTTGTCGTGTTCGTCGTGGCATCTCACAGTCAGAAGGCCTTGGAAATGACACATTTGATAATGACTCGGATGACCACATGAACATTGAAGATGACTCATTT GTATATGATGAGAGTGCTTCCTACAGTAGCAATGAGGTGCTGTAA